ATACATTAATTCAGTTTACAGAATCGATTCACCGCGCGGATAAGTTTAAATTTATAGAACATGCCCGTCGCCAATCAATCTAATATCAAAAAAAGAAAGTTAGTCGACATACTCAGGGTGTCAGCTAACTTTCTTTTTTATTAACCACTCTTAGAAATAGGCTCAGCTTTTAAAGTGCCAATGTGATTGAGCAATTGATTGATCTTATAACACTGTCGCTTTTGAATCTGCCGATTAGTCTCAAGTTTAGCCAATAATTGGGCCCCATCATGTTGGCCAATTGCTGCGATTAAATCTTCGGCTGCCTGTACATAATGATCAATGACGATGCGTAATTGTGTATGCACTTCAGAAAATTCAGAAGGTGGCTCGATACAATGCACTTGTTCGACAAATCGCTTTAGCGCTGCTAAATTCTTAATTGAATATCGACTTAATAATTGTAGATTTTCACCCACTAGCTTTTTCCCACGCGTGATATTCTTACTAGTTTGCGTATATTCACTAAAAACTGTTTCAAAAACAATAAATTGTTCTAAAAACCGATTCCATTGAATCACATAATCTTCAGCTGATAATTGGATGTGTTGATTTCGCATTCGCTAGTCGCCTCCTAAATAAAATTCTTATCGTTAATATAACTATATAGTATGTATAGTCATTCCGTCAATTATAGTGCACTTTTTCACATTGCTTGCTATTTATTAAGACTTGAAATAAAAAAAGTGCAATTAACAAAATATTTTGTTAATTGCACTTTTTCATTAGATCGCTATTCAGCGCTTAATAACTATTTTCTGCCAGTTAGCAACTAAGCCCCAAATACATAATGTTACTAAACTAATTATCTGGCCGATTAATAAGCCTGGTGCATAATATCGTAATTGCACGTCATTAGTACCTTTTTTTAATGGCAATGCCAACATATTAGCCATTACTTTCTTAGGTTTAACCGTATGATGATTGATTTTCGCATGCCACCCCGCATCATATGGGAGACTTAAATAAAGTAACTGACCTGCTGATTGGCTATCAATTCGGCCTTCAACGTGCCCGTTATCCCGCCATAAAGCGGTTGTCATTAACTTTTGATGACTAAGTTGCCTAATCGCTTGATCAAAGCGCTTTTGATTAAGGGTTGCAACTTGGAAATGACTTATTTTTTGGCGTTTGGGGCTAATCACGGTTAATCTCAGTGGTTGCCCTCTATGCGAATCTTCCAACGGTATAATTGCGGCACTATTAACTTTAATGGGTGTTTTTTTCTTACGGCCGTTCACCCAAAGCTTAATCTGGGTTAAATCCTGATGCGGTAAATATAGATAAGTCGGGCCTTTGGTATCACTTGGTACCTCTAACGTATAGCGATAGCGCTGGGCCTTAACCTCCTCGCGAACCGTATCGACCTGATGAATCTTATAAAACGGCTTGTCAGTATTTACCATTGCTTGTAACAGGCGATCTTGATTATCAAATGGCCGATGCTTTTTCAAAGTGACATCTGCTAAATCAGCATTAACTGCAAAGCCTAAGCCGAGGGTTTGATGACGTTGGATAATTGTTTGCCCTTTTTTTTGCTGTAAATCATAACGATTCGCAAACAATAAATCAGTAATGGCTGTATGCCCGACCCCATTAATGCGACGGACATTCTTACTGTAAAAGCCGAGATCTACTAACATGCTACGCATTTGTTCATCTAAAGTTGACGAATAATTATTCAATGTATATTGACCAAATAACAAAGCATCATTATAACCATAATACGGTTCTCGATAGGCTGATTTTAATAAAATTGACTGATTATTAACCCGATAAAAATCGTGATCAGCTTGACTCAGGCGTTTATAAACACTTGCTTGACGCTGATATTGTTGCGCATATTGTTTTTGATAACCTAAGGGTATTTTTTGCGTCATCAATTGAAAATTGGTCACTAATTCGCTAAAGGACACCAACGCTACACTAATCATCACTAATTTTTGATAACGTTGTCGCGCTTGCCCCCAATAATAAAATAATAACCCGAGAAATATTGTATAGCCACTTAATAATAACCAAGACTGTTGCGCAATCTGAGGATATTGGCTACTGTGTAATTTCAACTGGCCCATTACCAATAAGCCGCCGATTAAAATGATAGTCCCGACTTTGGCTCTTTTATTTTGCCCTCGTACTAAACTTGCCTCGTAAGCAAGCTTAATTAAGACAAATGAAAATAAATAAGCATTCCGATATGGAAAACCTTCTGGCTGCTGAAACATATGCCAAACCGTATTAAAAGTGGTTACCCAAAAACTAAGTGCTAAACTAAGCACCAAAAAGCCATTCGCATACTTCGCTTGTTTCCTAATTTGTGGCAAGGTAAAATATAAAACTGCAAATAACAACCCTAGCGTCCCAACAAAAAGCGTTGGTTCATGCGTTAGTCGCTGGGTATAATGACTACCGCCTACTTGAAATTGGGTCAGTACTTCCCAGCCAAACTGTGGGGTGGGGTAAAAACTAGTCATCGCAATCGTCTTTTTACCTGTCTTTAACATCCCTAATAACGCTGGGACCAAAATAATAGCACTCAGACCCCCAACAATTAGCGAGGACCAAATAAATTGCCAGATCACCCGTGCTTGTTGCTTCATTAATTGCAGCCATGTTTGCTGTGGTTGTCGTTGCTTAATCACGAGACTAATCATATATAAAACAGCAAATAAACATGTCATATAACCCAAATAATAATTGGTCAAGATTGAAACTGTCAAAGTCACAATGTAAAGCGTTGGTTTTTTTACTGAGAACAAGCGCTCGAGGCCAATGACAATCAACGGTACTAAGATTAAGGCATCTAACCACATGAGGTTATAAAAATTCATTGCTACAAAACCACACAAGCTATATGCGGTTGAAAAAATCAATGCCGAATAATGGTAAGATGTCGTCCGTGTTCTCAGGAAATAACTCATCGTCACCCCCATCGTACAAATCTTAAGGGCAATTACATAGCTAATCATTACTGGTAATTGACTATTAGAACCCAAAAGCAGCAATAGATTAAATGGACTAATTAAGTAATAGGCTGCTAAGGGCACTAAATTACCACCCAGTGATAATGAAAATGAATAAGCACTAAAATTAAAATGGGCCACCTGACGTTTAAATTCTGCCAAAAATGGCATGTACTGTGTTCCTAAATCGCTGAATAGTAAGTTATGATTGCCAAAAGGCACCAAACCCATCATTGCAAAGCCGATTAATAACAACACCAACGGCAATCCGAAACTAAGTCCATAATAACTGAGGGCCTGTTTATATTTTGTTTGCATCAACTTTCAATCCTCTCTTATCTGAAAACCAATCTAAGCATAGCATGCCACTTAGTTAAAATGCCATAAAACAAGTGCACTGATTTAGTGGTTATTTTTCAAACAAAAAAGCAGACTTCTACCTAATTTATGAAGGTACCAGTCTGCTTTTTAATTAAGATTAAGATTATTTCATCATACCCAATGTTACGCCACCGACAATGACTAATAAACACCCAAGGGTGACATACACCATTTCTTTTTTCGTTTTCCGTTCACCCAAGAGGTAGATACTACCAATTGTTGAGATGATAATCCCACATTGTGAAAGTGAATAACTGATGGCAAGACCGATATCTGACATTGAAATCAACATGAACAAGTTCCCTAAGCCCCATAATAGACCAGTACCAATGTTCAAAACTGTTTTCTTATCAAAGACTGCTTTACCAATACCAACACCAGCAAAGATAGCGGCGCCGATAAACATCCCAATTGCTTGTGGTAAGACAATGGTTGTTGCACTAATCCCTGACCAGTTAACAATGATTGTGTAACCACCATAACCGATTGTTGAAAGAATCAAGGCCCGGAAGCCACGTGCTAATTGTGTGTCTTCTTTAGCTGCTAAACTACTCTTAGGATCTTTCATGGATGTCAATGTTGCACCAGCAATCAAGATTACTAACGCGATAATCCCAAAGACGTAGTCGTGTGTTGTTTTCCATTCATGGAATAACAAAGCACCCGCTAAAGTGTTTACAATCAATTGCATCCCTGTTGACATTGGCACTGTCTTAGAAACACCCATTGCTTGCATTGATTGGAACTGTTGTCCTTGACCAATGCTCCAAAATAACCCGGAAATGATCCCGATTACCATGATAAATAAGTTTAACTGAGGCTGGATTACTAAAAAGGTACCGATTCCAAAAACCAGCGCACCGATTGTCATCCCAAAAGTTTGTTGATAAGCGTTACCACCTAATTTACCACTTACCAATCCGATACTACCCCAAGCAAGTGCTGGGATTAATGCAATTAAAATAGCCATTTTTAAATTCCTCTTCTTCTCTAAAGTACAAGAATCCATTATACAGACAAACGCAATTGATTTCTAGAGGGAAAACGGCACCATTAAGCGCATTCTAAAATGGTCTGTTTATTTAAAAGTGACAGTACCAGCAATGTTACCGGTTACCATTTTTTTGCGTATAGGTTAAATTTTTTTTACTTTTTTTTAGTAAACCCGCTAACCTTTTTTAGTAAACCCATTAACCTATTCTTCTGACACAATTAAAAAGGTATCGAAGCGTCATAATTTAACTTCGATACCCGCAATTTAATGTTTTAAAATTCGAACCCCTTTGTATAAGGTCACTCCAATTATCGCACCGATTGTATTAAAGATTAAATCATCAATATCGGCCATCCCGGTCCCTAAAATAAACTGGGCGGTTTCAATCCCTAATGAAAATAACGCGCCTTCGACAATCGTTAACAACCAAGTTCCCTTCCGATCTGTCAATGAACCGCGCAACCACCCAAACGGGACAAACCAAAGAATATTACCATAAAAGTTATACCAATAGTCTAACTGTGCTGGTGCATTCCGTAACTTAAACGTCTCCACAAACGGTGTTAAATTAATTTGCGTTAACGAGCGATTAATGTATAGGTGCATCTGCCAAGGATAATAAATATGACGTAACACTGTTAATGATAGTAGTAGACATAGATAAAAAACAAAGGTAAATAGTTTCAACTCATATTTAAATTGAATCCGTCTTTTTTTTAAGCCTAAGTATAATAAGCGGAGCCCAATAAAAATTAAACAATATAAAATTGTTTTATCCAAACTTTCTACCGTTAATTTAATTAAGGGTAGATGATTATATTTTGACCCCCAAGGGAGAATAATATTGTCATAAAGACCACCTAGAAATAACAAATAATAACCTCACTTATCCAACCAATTTAATTCATTTCATGTATAACGCCTTATCTCTTATTATATACACTTTGCGTCATAATTGGATAGTCAGACATCACAACTAAAGTGAATCTTAAACTTCTTACTAGAATCCACCTCACGTCGGAGGAGAGATTTTAAGAGCTATGCTATAATGGTGTGATTAGTTACCAATATAACGCGTCATAAGGAGCCATTTAATGAAAGTTTTATTATATTTTGAAAGCGAAAAATTATTAGCTAAATCCGGGATCGGTCGTGCATTAGACCATCAAAAGCGCGCCTTAACAGCAATGGGCATCGACTACACACTTGATCCCAACGATCCAGATTATGATATCTTACATATTAATACATACGGTTTGAATAGCCGGCGAATGATTAAAAAAGCACGTCAGGCTGGCAAAAAGGTGATTTATCACGCCCACTCCACTGAAGAAGATTTCCGCAATTCTTTTGTCGGTTCCAACCAACTTGCACCGTTGGTCAAACATCGTCTTATTAGTCTCTATTCAAAGGCGGATCATTTAATCACCCCCACACTTTATTCAAAATCACTTCTACAAGGTTATGGCATTCAAGTACCGATTGCCCCTATTTCAAACGGGATTGATCTCGCCAAGTATCAAACAACACCGGCCAAAAAA
This DNA window, taken from Latilactobacillus sakei, encodes the following:
- a CDS encoding VanZ family protein, with translation MLFLGGLYDNIILPWGSKYNHLPLIKLTVESLDKTILYCLIFIGLRLLYLGLKKRRIQFKYELKLFTFVFYLCLLLSLTVLRHIYYPWQMHLYINRSLTQINLTPFVETFKLRNAPAQLDYWYNFYGNILWFVPFGWLRGSLTDRKGTWLLTIVEGALFSLGIETAQFILGTGMADIDDLIFNTIGAIIGVTLYKGVRILKH
- a CDS encoding glucose transporter GlcU → MAILIALIPALAWGSIGLVSGKLGGNAYQQTFGMTIGALVFGIGTFLVIQPQLNLFIMVIGIISGLFWSIGQGQQFQSMQAMGVSKTVPMSTGMQLIVNTLAGALLFHEWKTTHDYVFGIIALVILIAGATLTSMKDPKSSLAAKEDTQLARGFRALILSTIGYGGYTIIVNWSGISATTIVLPQAIGMFIGAAIFAGVGIGKAVFDKKTVLNIGTGLLWGLGNLFMLISMSDIGLAISYSLSQCGIIISTIGSIYLLGERKTKKEMVYVTLGCLLVIVGGVTLGMMK